In Trifolium pratense cultivar HEN17-A07 linkage group LG7, ARS_RC_1.1, whole genome shotgun sequence, a genomic segment contains:
- the LOC123895492 gene encoding stress-response A/B barrel domain-containing protein At5g22580-like: MVVMEEFKHFVIVKFKEDVVVEELTKGMEKLVSEIDLVKSFEWGQDVESLDVLRQGFTHAFLMTFNKKEDYAAFQSHPNHVEFSEKFSTAIEKIVLLDFPSTLVKPVKEAEAEAAA, encoded by the exons ATGGTAGTCATGGAGGAATTCAAGCACTTTGTGATTGTTAAGTTCAAAGAAGATGTAGTAGTGGAAGAGCTCACAAAAGGGATGGAAAAATTGGTCTCAGAGATTGATCTTGTCAAATCCTTTGAATG GGGACAGGATGTTGAAAGCCTAGATGTATTGAGACAAGGATTCACTCATGCTTTCTTGATGACATTCAACAAGAAAGAAGACTATGCTGCATTTCAGAGCCATCCAAATCATGTTGAATTTTCTGAAAAATTTTCAACAGCTATTGAAAAGATTGTGCTTCTGGATTTTCCTTCCACCCTTGTCAAGCCAGTCAAGGAAGCAGAAGCAGAAGCAGCAGCATAA